Proteins encoded within one genomic window of Setaria italica strain Yugu1 chromosome IV, Setaria_italica_v2.0, whole genome shotgun sequence:
- the LOC101753513 gene encoding stromal processing peptidase, chloroplastic has translation MEVHVGSIDEEEDEQGIAHMIEHVAFLGSKKREKLLGTGARSNAYTDFHHTVFHIHSPTKTKEYGEDLLPSVLDALNEIAFHPKFSSSRVEKERRAILSELQMMNTIEYRVDCQLLQHLHSENKLSNRFPIGLEEQIHKWDPDKIRRFHERWYYPANATLYLVGEIDDIPRAMREIEAVFEHTLSENEGNPVPSGSPFGAMASLFAPKLPGGFAANLTGEKSPTTDKIKPIKRERQAVRPPVEHKWSLPGVAQDAKPPAIFQHELIQSFSINMFCKIPVSKVQTYKDLRSVLMKRIFLSALHFRINTRYKSSNPPFTSVELDHSDSGREGCTVTTLTVTAEPENWRSAIKVAVHEVRRLKEFGVTMGEMTRYMDALIKDSEQLAMMIDSVPSVDNLDFIMESDALGHTVMDQLQGHESLLAVAETVTLEEVNTVGAEVLEFISDFGKPNAPLPAAIVACVPKKVHIDGVGETDFEIYPDGITEAIKAGLGEPIYPEPELEVPKELITQSELNKLKLQHKPSFVPLTEEEDVVKVFDTETGIAQRRLSNGISINYKITQNEARVGVMRLIVGGGRATEDSESKGSVIVGVRTLSEGGCVGNFSREQVELFCVNNLINCSLESNEEFIFMEFRFALRDNGMRAAFQLLHMVLEHNVWLEDAFDRATQLYLSYYRSIPKSLERSTAHKLMLAMLNHDERFVEPSPHSLQKLTLQSVKDAVMNQFVGSNMEVSIVGDFTEEEVESCVLDYLGTVRAASSPNTEERIEKISFRPFPSDLHFQQVYIKDTDERACAYIAGPAPNRWGFATEGNDLFNVIRRSGADAEISEPVNLDLTGKKHIDVRSHPLFFGITLSLLAEIINSRLFTTVRDSMGLTYDVSFELNLFDKLDLGWYVIAVTSTPSKVHKAVDACKGVLRGLHSSRIVERELDRAKRTLLMKHEAETKTNAYWLGLLAHLQSSSVPRKDVSCIKELTTLYESATIEDLYLAYEHLKVDDSSLFACIGIAGAESGEDTNDDEADMDLHGMAPMGGRGLSTMTRPTT, from the exons ATGGAAGTCCATGTTGGATCAattgacgaggaggaggacgagcaggGAATTGCACATATGATTGAACATGTTGCATTTCTTGGCAGTAAAAAGCGTGAAAAACTATTGGGAACTGGTGCAAGGTCTAATGCGTATACGGACTTCCACCATACAGTGTTCCATATCCACTCCCCAACTAAAACAAAG GAATATGGTGAAGACTTACTACCTTCTGTGCTGGATGCATTGAATGAG ATAGCTTTTCATCCAAAGTTCTCTTCATCTCGTGttgagaaggagaggagagcaATTCTTTCTGAGCTCCAGATGATGAACACAATCGAGTATCGTGTTGATTGTCAG TTGTTGCAACATCTGCACTCAGAAAACAAACTGAGCAACAGATTTCCTATTGGACTTGAAGAGCAAATACATAAATGGGATCCAGATAAGATCCGCAGATTTCATGAGCGCTGGTACTATCCTGCTAATGCCACTTTATATCTGGTGGGAGAAATTGATGATATTCCTAGAGCTATGCGAGAAATAGAG GCTGTCTTCGAACATACTCTTTCAGAAAATGAAGGAAACCCTGTACCGAGTGGTAGTCCATTTGGTGCTATGGCAAGCCTTTTTGCACCAAAGCTCCCAGGTGGATTTGCTGCAAACCTAACTGGTGAGAAATCACCTACCACAGATAAAATAAAGCCTATAAAGAGGGAAAGACAAGCAGTTAGACCACCTGTGGAGCATAAGTGGTCCCTTCCTGGAGTTGCTCAGGATGCCAAGCCCCCAGCAATTTTTCAGCATGAGTTAATTCAAAGTTTCTCTATCAACATGTTCTGTAAG ATACCTGTTAGCAAAGTTCAGACCTACAAGGACCTGCGTAGTGTACTCATGAAAAGGATATTTTTGTCTGCCCTACATTTTCGAATTAATACAAGATACAAG AGCTCAAACCCTCCTTTTACGTCCGTTGAGCTGGACCACAGTGACTCAGGAAGAGAAGGGTGCACGGTCACTACTCTTACAGTAACTGCTGAACCCGAGAACTGGAGAAGTGCAATCAAAGTTGCTGTTCACGAG GTGCGGAGGCTGAAAGAATTTGGTGTTACAATGGGAGAAATGACCCGTTACATGGATGCACTAATCAAAGATAGTGAGCAGCTGGCTATGATGATTGACAGTGTTCCCTCAGTCGACAACTTGGACTTTATCATGGAGAGTGATGCACTTGGCCATACTGTTATGGATCAGTTGCAGGGACATGAAAGTTTGCTTGCAGTTGCTGAAACTGTCACCCTTGAAGAG GTCAACACTGTTGGCGCAGAAGTATTGGAATTCATTTCGGATTTTGGAAAACCCAATGCTCCCCTTCCTGCTGCTATTGTggcctgtgtccccaaaaaggtGCATATTGATGGCGTAGGTGAAACTGATTTTGAGATATATCCAGACGGAATCACTGAGGCTATCAAGGCAGGCCTTGGCGAACCTATTTACCCAGAGCCTGAG CTTGAAGTGCCAAAGGAATTGATTACTCAATCAGAGCTCAATAAACTGAAATTGCAACACAAACCGTCATTCGTTCCTTTAACCGAAGAAGAGGATGTGGTGAAAGTGTTTGACACTGAAACTGGTATAGCACAGCGCCGTCTTTCTAATGGAATTTCCATCAACTACAAG ATCACGCAAAATGAAGCAAGGGTTGGTGTTATGCGGCTGATAGTAGGCGGAGGGAGAGCAACGGAAGATTCTGAGTCAAAGGGATCTGTCATTGTTGGTGTTCGTACCCTGAGTGAAGGTGGCTGTGTTGGTAACTTTTCAAGGGAACAG GTTGAACTTTTCTGTGTGAATAATCTTATCAACTGCTCCCTGGAATCCAATGAGGAATTCATATTTATGGAATTTAGATTCGCTTTAAGAGACAATGGCATGCGTGCTGCTTTCCAACTCCTCCACATGGTCCTTGAG CATAATGTGTGGCTAGAAGATGCATTTGATAGAGCCACTCAGTTATATCTGTCCTACTATCGCTCTATCCCCAAAAGTTTGGAACGTTCTACAGCTCATAAGCTTATGTTGGCCATGCTAAACCATGACGAAAGGTTTGTAGAGCCATCACCACATTCATTGCAGAAGTTGACTCTTCAGTCAGTTAAAGATGCTGTGATGAACCAGTTTGTGGGTAGCAACATGGAG GTCAGCATTGTTGGTGATTTCACTGAAGAAGAAGTAGAATCTTGTGTACTTGATTATCTTGGAACTGTGAGGGCTGCAAGTTCTCCAAACACAGAGGAGCGTATTGAAAAGATTTCCTTCCGACCATTTCCATCAGATCTGCATTTCCAGCAA GTTTATATAAAGGACACAGATGAGAGAGCCTGTGCGTATATTGCAGGCCCTGCACCTAATCGTTGGGGATTCGCTACTGAAGGAAATGACCTGTTTAATGTCATTCGGAGATCTGGTGCTGATG CAGAAATATCCGAACCAGTAAACTTGGATCTAACAGGGAAGAAACACATTGATGTTCGTAGCCATCCTCTTTTCTTCGGCATCACTTTGAGTCTGCTTGCTGAAATTATCAATTCTAG GCTATTTACAACAGTTCGAGATTCCATGGGATTAACATATGATGTTTCTTTTGAATTAAACCTTTTTGACAAATTGGATCTTGGTTGGTATGTGATCGCGGTCACTTCAACTCCAAGCAAG GTCCATAAAGCTGTTGATGCATGCAAAGGTGTCCTGAGAGGATTACATAGTAGCCGAATTGTGGAAAGGGAGCTCGACCGG GCAAAGAGGACGCTATTGATGAAACACGAGGCTGAGACAAAGACAAATGCCTACTGGCTTGGTTTGCTAGCCCATCTACAGTCTTCATCTGTGCCAAGAAAG
- the LOC101753111 gene encoding peroxiredoxin-2E-1, chloroplastic translates to MATSALATLSATAATAAGKRLLLSRPTTSLAFTSRRLAAAGPLRTRGFLGAPIRAAASSASAPAAAKTIAVGDRLPDATLSYFDSPDGELKTVTVRDLTAGKKVVLFAVPGAFTPTCTQKHLPGFVAKAGELRAKGVDAVACVSVNDAFVMRAWKESLGVGDEVLLLSDGNGELARAMGVELDLSDKPVGLGVRSRRYALLAEDGVVKVLNLEEGGAFTNSSAEDMLKAL, encoded by the coding sequence atGGCCACCTCCGCCCTCGCCAcgctctccgccaccgccgccaccgccgccggcaagcgcctcctcctctcgcgcCCCACCACCTCCCTCGCCTTCACCTCCCGCCGCCTAGCCGCCGCGGGCCCCCTCCGCACCCGCGGGTTCCTCGGGGCTCCAATCCGGGCCGCGGCGTCGTCCGCAtcggcccccgcggcggcgaagACCATCGCGGTCGGGGACCGTCTCCCCGACGCGACGCTCTCCTACTTCGACTCCCCCGACGGCGAGCTGAAGACGGTGACGGTGCGGGACCTGACGGCGGGTAAGAAGGTGGTGCTCTTCGCGGTGCCCGGCGCGTTCACGCCCACCTGCACCCAGAAGCACCTCCCGGGGTTCGTCGCCAAGGCCGGGGAGCTCCGCGCCAAGGGGGTGGACGCCGTCGCCTGCGTCTCCGTCAACGACGCCTTCGTGATGCGCGCCTGGAAGGAGAGCCTTGGGGTCGGGGACGAGGTGCTGCTCCTGTCCGACGGGAACGGGGAGCTGGCGCGCGCCATGGGCGTCGAGCTCGACCTCTCCGACAAACCCGTCGGGCTCGGCGTTCGGTCCCGGCGGTACGCGCTGCTGGCCGAGGACGGGGTGGTCAAGGTGCTCAACCTCGAGGAGGGCGGCGCCTTCACCAACAGCAGCGCCGAAGACATGCTCAAGGCGCTCTGA